One window of Hymenobacter sp. BRD128 genomic DNA carries:
- a CDS encoding SMP-30/gluconolactonase/LRE family protein, which produces MPTPIRLRSLLAAVLLTAAQPAATPPASFGFPDGVAVDASGTVYVVDTDNAAVDKVSPGGEVTPLNAGTLAYPTGVAISAAGTIYVADAGSHSIVQVSPAGEVSTLTHSKELVFPAAVAVDTEGNVYVADSGSEPGSGTVQKVSARGARTTLAKGLNKPAGITVSAQGIVYVSDTGNNVVRQIEADGRVTALAATFNHPRGLALDGTGALLVANTYDNNIRRVSPTGEVTLLAGGFNFPAGLATAPVGIVYVTDTGTSSVRKIGPDGQVSVLAGGGGSPAPAPQLTADSSASSHADITRHK; this is translated from the coding sequence ATGCCCACACCTATACGATTGCGTAGCCTGCTAGCGGCGGTTTTGCTGACTGCGGCCCAGCCAGCGGCTACTCCGCCGGCTTCGTTTGGGTTTCCCGATGGCGTGGCTGTCGATGCTTCCGGCACGGTATACGTGGTCGATACCGACAACGCTGCCGTAGACAAAGTGAGCCCTGGCGGTGAGGTAACCCCCCTTAACGCGGGCACGCTAGCCTACCCTACGGGCGTGGCAATAAGCGCTGCTGGCACGATTTACGTAGCCGATGCCGGCAGCCACAGCATTGTGCAGGTGAGCCCGGCCGGCGAAGTAAGCACCCTGACGCACAGCAAGGAGCTCGTATTTCCGGCGGCGGTGGCCGTCGATACCGAGGGCAATGTATACGTGGCCGACTCGGGCAGCGAGCCGGGCAGCGGCACCGTGCAAAAAGTGAGTGCTCGCGGTGCTCGCACTACCCTAGCCAAGGGCCTGAATAAGCCGGCTGGCATCACCGTGAGTGCCCAAGGTATTGTGTATGTGTCTGATACCGGCAACAATGTGGTGCGCCAGATTGAGGCCGATGGGCGCGTTACGGCCCTGGCCGCTACGTTTAACCATCCGCGCGGCCTTGCCCTCGATGGTACCGGCGCGCTACTGGTAGCCAACACTTACGATAACAATATTCGCCGCGTGAGCCCCACCGGGGAGGTTACGCTGCTAGCCGGGGGCTTCAATTTTCCGGCGGGCCTGGCAACTGCCCCGGTTGGCATTGTGTACGTAACTGATACGGGCACCAGCTCGGTGCGCAAAATTGGCCCCGATGGGCAGGTATCGGTGCTAGCCGGAGGCGGGGGCAGCCCCGCACCAGCTCCGCAACTCACGGCCGATAGCTCGGCCAGCAGCCACGCCGATATTACCCGGCACAAGTAA
- a CDS encoding NAD(P)-dependent oxidoreductase has protein sequence MPFPTLIGLLREGRTPPDRRVALTPKKCVELQDTYPGLRVRVQPSVTRAFSDQEYRDLGLEVSEDMAACEVLLGVKEVPVEWLLPGKTYFFFSHTVKQQPRNRVLLQTILREKITLIDYELLTNAAGERVVAFGHWAGIVGAYNGLLTYGRKHGLFTLKPAWQCVDMEDMQEEFFKVKRLPPIKIAVTGSGRVAQGAVEVLGRMGIRRVSVYDYLYLDFNEPVYTQLRSSDYNRRRDGRVWDTANFHQEPTAYESTFGNFLPVTDLLIACAYWDPAAPRLFEEADTRRLDFKLNTIADVTCDVNGSIPLTKRSTTIEQPAFDYNPASGELEAPYSSPANITVMAVDNLPCELPRNASRDFGRQLLDQMFPHLLGGDAAGVLARATIASGGRLLPRYAYLAAYVA, from the coding sequence ATGCCTTTTCCCACCCTCATTGGCCTGCTGCGCGAAGGCCGCACCCCACCCGACCGCCGCGTGGCCCTCACCCCCAAAAAATGCGTCGAGCTGCAAGACACCTACCCCGGCCTGCGCGTGCGGGTGCAGCCCAGCGTCACCCGCGCTTTTAGTGACCAGGAATACCGCGACCTCGGCCTGGAGGTGAGCGAGGATATGGCAGCCTGCGAGGTGCTGCTAGGGGTGAAGGAAGTGCCGGTGGAGTGGCTGCTGCCCGGCAAGACGTATTTCTTCTTCTCACACACCGTGAAGCAGCAGCCACGCAACCGGGTGCTGCTGCAAACCATTCTGCGCGAAAAGATTACGCTCATCGACTATGAGCTATTGACCAATGCGGCCGGCGAGCGCGTGGTGGCCTTTGGGCACTGGGCGGGCATAGTAGGCGCCTACAACGGCCTGCTGACCTACGGCCGCAAGCACGGGTTATTTACCCTCAAGCCGGCCTGGCAGTGCGTGGATATGGAAGATATGCAGGAAGAGTTTTTTAAGGTCAAGCGCCTGCCGCCCATCAAGATAGCCGTGACGGGCTCGGGCCGGGTGGCGCAGGGCGCAGTGGAGGTGCTGGGCCGCATGGGCATCCGGCGGGTGAGCGTGTACGACTACCTCTACCTCGATTTTAACGAGCCGGTGTACACCCAGTTGCGCAGCTCGGACTACAACCGCCGCCGCGATGGCCGGGTGTGGGACACGGCTAATTTTCACCAGGAGCCTACGGCTTACGAGTCCACGTTCGGCAACTTTCTGCCCGTCACGGACCTGCTCATTGCCTGCGCCTATTGGGACCCGGCTGCTCCGCGCCTATTTGAGGAAGCTGATACGCGCCGGCTTGATTTTAAACTGAATACGATTGCTGATGTGACCTGTGACGTGAATGGCTCCATCCCGCTCACCAAGCGCAGCACTACTATTGAGCAGCCTGCCTTCGACTACAACCCGGCTAGCGGCGAGCTGGAAGCACCCTATTCGAGCCCCGCAAACATCACCGTAATGGCCGTGGATAATCTGCCCTGCGAGCTGCCGCGCAACGCCAGCCGCGATTTTGGCCGCCAGCTGCTCGACCAGATGTTTCCGCACCTGCTCGGCGGCGATGCGGCCGGTGTACTGGCCCGGGCCACCATTGCCAGCGGCGGGCGGCTGTTGCCGCGCTACGCCTACTTGGCTGCTTATGTGGCCTGA
- a CDS encoding NAD(P)/FAD-dependent oxidoreductase, giving the protein MLIVGGGLAGLAAALDLAGRGHRVVVVERRRYPFHRVCGEYVSNEVLPYLRRLGADPAALAPAAIGQFRLSSPAGRLLASPLDLGGFGVSRYQLDDFLYQKAVSQGVEFIFATVADVTFDAATDVHTVHLADGRQLAARLVLGTYGKRSALDRQLGRPFFGQRSPYLGVKYHLRLPGFARDVIELHNFRDGYAGISAIEADKLCFCYLTTRANLKAGGGTIAALEGEVLAQNPRLAAILTHAERLYPQPEVINEISFAPKLPVEQHLLMVGDAAGLITPLCGNGMAMALHGAALAAPLASRFLRGELPRPALEAAYTQAWQRQFGARLRVGRAVQGLFGGPVLSELVVGSLRYWPAAVRALMRRTHGTAFS; this is encoded by the coding sequence ATGCTGATAGTGGGCGGGGGCCTGGCGGGCTTGGCGGCCGCGCTCGACCTGGCCGGGCGCGGCCACCGCGTGGTAGTGGTAGAGCGACGGCGCTACCCCTTTCACCGGGTGTGCGGCGAGTACGTGAGCAATGAGGTGCTGCCCTACCTGCGCCGGCTGGGGGCCGACCCGGCGGCGCTGGCGCCGGCGGCCATCGGGCAGTTTCGGCTATCATCGCCGGCCGGCCGCCTGCTGGCTAGCCCCCTCGACCTGGGCGGCTTTGGGGTGAGCCGCTACCAGCTCGACGATTTTCTGTACCAAAAGGCAGTATCCCAGGGCGTCGAATTTATTTTTGCCACCGTGGCCGACGTGACCTTCGACGCCGCCACCGACGTGCACACGGTGCACCTGGCCGATGGCCGGCAGCTGGCCGCGCGCCTCGTGCTCGGCACCTACGGCAAGCGCAGCGCCCTCGACCGGCAGCTGGGGCGGCCGTTTTTCGGGCAGCGTTCGCCCTACCTCGGGGTCAAATACCACCTGCGGCTGCCGGGCTTTGCGCGCGATGTTATTGAGCTGCACAATTTTCGGGATGGCTACGCGGGTATCTCGGCCATCGAAGCCGACAAGCTGTGCTTTTGCTACCTCACCACCCGCGCCAACCTCAAGGCGGGCGGTGGTACCATTGCGGCCCTGGAGGGCGAGGTGCTGGCCCAAAACCCGCGCCTGGCCGCTATCCTCACCCATGCCGAAAGGCTCTACCCGCAGCCCGAGGTCATCAATGAAATATCCTTCGCCCCCAAGCTGCCCGTCGAGCAGCACCTGCTGATGGTGGGCGACGCGGCCGGCCTCATCACGCCGCTCTGCGGCAATGGCATGGCAATGGCGCTGCACGGCGCCGCGCTGGCCGCCCCGCTGGCGAGCCGCTTCTTGCGCGGCGAGCTGCCGCGCCCGGCGCTAGAAGCCGCCTATACCCAGGCCTGGCAGCGGCAGTTTGGGGCGCGGCTGCGGGTGGGGCGCGCGGTGCAGGGGCTGTTTGGCGGGCCGGTGCTGAGCGAGCTGGTGGTGGGCAGCCTGCGCTATTGGCCGGCCGCCGTGCGCGCCCTTATGCGCCGCACGCACGGCACGGCGTTTTCCTGA
- a CDS encoding type III polyketide synthase: protein MPSYLGAIGTATPAHRLTQPVIADFMAGALELDAGGTRKLRALYRVSGIEHRHSVLVDYGRENGDYDFFPNTPGLEPFPSVSQRMAAYRREALPLALAAVQDSLRQAPSIAAASLTHLITVSCTGMYAPGLDIELVTALGLPSSVRRTCVNFMGCYAAVNALRLADGMVRADPAARVLVVSVELCTLHFQKSHEEDHLVSNALFADGAAACLVLGQPLASPAPSLALRAFHCGLAPEGVQDMAWHIGDFGFEMTLSGYVPALIQRGIGQLTADLLKDLPVRREDIRHFALHPGGRKILEAIEQALGLTKDDNRYAYQVLRDYGNMSSATVLFVLRELLAAASPADHGAPVLSCAFGPGLTMEAMLLEIVAGE, encoded by the coding sequence ATGCCCAGCTACCTGGGTGCCATCGGCACCGCTACTCCTGCCCACCGCCTTACCCAGCCAGTGATTGCCGATTTTATGGCCGGGGCGCTGGAGCTAGACGCGGGCGGCACGCGCAAGCTGCGGGCCCTCTACCGGGTGTCGGGCATCGAGCACCGCCACTCGGTGCTGGTCGACTACGGCCGGGAGAATGGCGACTACGATTTTTTTCCGAACACGCCGGGCCTGGAGCCTTTCCCGAGCGTGAGCCAGCGCATGGCCGCCTACCGCCGCGAGGCGCTGCCGCTAGCCCTGGCCGCCGTGCAGGACTCGCTGCGCCAGGCGCCGAGCATCGCGGCGGCCAGCCTCACGCACCTCATCACGGTGAGCTGCACGGGCATGTACGCGCCGGGGCTCGATATTGAATTGGTAACGGCGCTGGGCCTGCCCTCCTCAGTACGGCGCACCTGCGTCAACTTCATGGGTTGCTACGCGGCCGTAAATGCCCTGCGCCTCGCCGATGGCATGGTGCGCGCCGACCCCGCCGCCCGCGTGCTGGTAGTGAGCGTGGAGCTCTGCACCCTGCACTTTCAGAAAAGCCACGAGGAAGACCACTTGGTGAGCAACGCGCTGTTTGCCGATGGCGCGGCGGCCTGCTTGGTGCTGGGGCAGCCGTTGGCCAGCCCCGCGCCCAGCCTGGCGCTGCGCGCCTTTCACTGCGGCCTGGCGCCCGAGGGTGTGCAGGACATGGCCTGGCACATCGGCGACTTTGGCTTCGAGATGACGCTCTCGGGCTACGTGCCGGCGCTCATTCAAAGGGGCATCGGGCAGCTCACGGCCGACTTATTAAAGGATTTGCCGGTGCGCCGCGAAGACATCCGCCACTTCGCCCTGCACCCCGGCGGCCGCAAAATTTTGGAAGCCATCGAGCAGGCCCTGGGGCTGACCAAGGACGACAACCGCTACGCCTACCAGGTGCTGCGCGACTACGGCAATATGTCGTCGGCCACGGTGCTCTTCGTGCTGCGCGAATTATTGGCCGCCGCTAGCCCCGCCGACCACGGCGCACCGGTGCTAAGCTGCGCCTTCGGCCCAGGCCTGACGATGGAAGCCATGCTGCTGGAGATAGTGGCGGGAGAGTAA
- a CDS encoding carboxymuconolactone decarboxylase family protein translates to MSLTTDFNDYRQRMNERVLSYDNKVIKRFFNLDTNTYAAGAIDVKTKEMLGLACSLVLRCDDCVKYHLGKCHEEGLTDDEVFEVFSIANLIGGSIVIPHFRRAVEYWEVLRAEAALASPAGHQSATRPPHEH, encoded by the coding sequence GTGTCGCTTACTACCGACTTCAACGACTACCGCCAGCGCATGAACGAGCGCGTGCTATCTTATGATAATAAGGTAATTAAGCGGTTTTTCAACCTCGACACCAATACCTACGCCGCCGGGGCTATCGATGTCAAAACCAAGGAGATGCTGGGCCTGGCCTGCTCGCTGGTGCTGCGCTGCGATGATTGCGTGAAGTACCACCTCGGCAAGTGCCACGAGGAAGGCCTCACCGACGACGAGGTATTTGAGGTCTTTTCGATTGCCAACCTCATCGGTGGCAGCATCGTGATTCCGCACTTCCGCCGCGCCGTGGAATACTGGGAGGTACTACGCGCCGAAGCGGCCCTAGCCAGCCCCGCCGGCCACCAATCGGCTACCCGCCCACCCCATGAGCACTAA
- a CDS encoding exodeoxyribonuclease III, translating into MKIVSYNLNGLRSALGKGLLDWVATTQPDVLCVQEIKAGTAPLDVSGLAALGYRAYLHPAQKPGYSGVATFSRIEPLAVVTGCGESLYDGEGRVLRLDFESVSVLNTYMPSGTSGPARQAFKVAWLHWFRAYVARLKQDAAVRPLVIGGDFNCCQTAIDLHNPKANQASPGYTPEERQWFREMLADGFTDSFRYLHPEAPGHYSWWSYRAGSRARNVGWRLDHLLLDQTLLPRLRGAGLWPDAVHSDHCPAWVELAN; encoded by the coding sequence TTGAAAATTGTTTCGTATAACCTCAACGGCCTGCGCTCGGCCTTGGGCAAGGGGCTGCTCGACTGGGTGGCTACCACGCAGCCCGACGTGCTGTGCGTGCAGGAAATAAAGGCCGGCACGGCTCCGCTCGACGTAAGTGGGCTGGCCGCGCTGGGCTACCGCGCCTACCTGCACCCGGCCCAAAAGCCCGGCTACAGCGGCGTGGCTACCTTCAGCCGCATCGAGCCGCTGGCCGTCGTAACCGGCTGCGGCGAAAGCCTTTATGATGGCGAAGGCCGTGTACTGCGGCTCGATTTTGAAAGCGTATCGGTGCTGAACACCTACATGCCTTCGGGCACGAGTGGGCCAGCGCGGCAGGCCTTTAAAGTGGCGTGGCTGCATTGGTTTCGGGCCTATGTAGCTCGTTTAAAGCAAGATGCGGCAGTTCGCCCGCTTGTTATCGGCGGCGATTTTAATTGCTGTCAGACGGCCATCGACCTGCACAACCCCAAAGCCAACCAAGCTAGCCCCGGCTACACCCCCGAGGAGCGGCAGTGGTTTAGGGAGATGCTAGCCGACGGCTTTACCGACTCGTTCCGGTACCTACACCCCGAGGCGCCGGGCCATTATTCGTGGTGGAGCTACCGGGCTGGCTCGCGGGCCCGCAACGTGGGCTGGCGCCTCGACCATCTCTTACTCGACCAAACGCTGTTGCCGCGCCTGCGCGGAGCCGGCCTCTGGCCCGATGCCGTACACTCGGACCACTGTCCGGCCTGGGTCGAGCTAGCTAATTGA
- a CDS encoding T9SS type A sorting domain-containing protein — protein MTITAVAYLPVAGTVKLRYQLNGTALAGYRGGVLLSPNSSLLSLNALGTITIRTYLSTGNTPNAPQDAMVVGASAAQAQLLAGKGAPVQMELLSTAPFDQVEVEFGSALSLGTAINVHYAYGIGANTAAQVTGLTSNSKGAAIGQYGVAGCTDKVTNPSYTVDSDPTNYATFSSLASVNCPAQLTVGLNGTAPGTYKAGFVIGKDNTLLDASVLGHLVLKTYKNGVLQETASGSSLLGLSVLPDSKSLVSFQATMPFDAVSIERSDAVAALDNLQLYYGVGVASTSPPQIISSFADPSTHYQAYSNGTACVNCSVSSPANAASDPNSAATINVPLGVNNYSTLRLDLNGAGSAGNRAGMMIGNNSLLDATALSRVTLITYDDNGNVLETASGSSLLTLNVLPNGRQTVSFNTTKNFSKVGIQIGGLASAVSNTSVYYAFSDSSNGSLAIVTPTGPLPVSLISFAARRAATSGAAILSWTTASEANSASFVVERTANPATGFVAIGQVAAAGSSATVRNYSLTDNEAASQTGILYYRLRQLDADGQAHLSAVVVLAANSAKAGFALYPNPAPATAQRVTLATSTDLSAGYTVELYSLMGQLLHSRVVGSEGATAPPTVATAGLAAGIYHVVLRNAAGQQLASQRLQIAD, from the coding sequence GTGACCATAACGGCGGTGGCCTACCTGCCCGTGGCGGGTACTGTTAAGCTGCGCTACCAGCTCAACGGCACGGCGCTGGCGGGCTATCGGGGCGGGGTGTTGCTTTCACCTAACAGCTCACTGCTCAGCTTGAATGCCCTGGGCACCATTACGATTCGCACTTACCTCAGCACGGGCAACACACCTAATGCACCCCAGGATGCGATGGTAGTGGGAGCTAGCGCCGCCCAGGCGCAACTACTCGCTGGCAAAGGTGCGCCCGTGCAGATGGAGCTACTCTCGACGGCGCCTTTCGACCAAGTAGAGGTTGAGTTCGGCTCGGCGCTGAGCCTGGGCACGGCCATTAATGTGCATTATGCCTACGGCATTGGTGCCAACACCGCTGCCCAGGTAACGGGCCTCACTTCCAATTCGAAGGGTGCGGCCATCGGCCAGTATGGCGTGGCAGGCTGCACCGATAAAGTAACCAATCCTTCGTACACGGTAGATAGTGACCCCACCAACTATGCCACCTTCAGCAGCCTGGCTTCGGTAAATTGCCCGGCCCAGCTTACGGTAGGGCTGAATGGCACGGCCCCCGGTACGTACAAGGCCGGCTTCGTCATCGGTAAAGACAATACGCTGCTCGATGCGAGTGTGCTGGGCCACTTGGTGCTGAAAACCTACAAAAACGGGGTGCTCCAGGAAACTGCGTCGGGCTCCTCGCTGCTGGGCCTTAGCGTGCTGCCGGATAGTAAGTCGCTGGTGAGCTTCCAGGCTACCATGCCCTTCGATGCCGTGTCGATTGAGCGTAGTGATGCGGTAGCCGCGCTCGATAATCTGCAGCTGTACTACGGGGTTGGAGTGGCTTCGACCTCGCCCCCGCAAATTATTTCCAGCTTTGCTGACCCCTCTACCCATTACCAAGCGTATTCAAATGGAACGGCCTGCGTAAACTGCTCGGTATCGTCGCCGGCTAATGCCGCCAGTGACCCCAATTCGGCCGCTACCATTAATGTGCCCCTGGGCGTAAATAACTACTCGACTCTGCGCCTCGACCTGAATGGTGCCGGCAGCGCTGGCAACCGCGCCGGCATGATGATTGGCAATAACTCGCTGCTCGATGCCACTGCCCTGAGCCGCGTCACGCTCATTACTTACGACGATAACGGCAATGTACTGGAAACGGCTAGCGGCTCGTCGCTCCTCACCCTGAACGTGCTGCCCAATGGCCGCCAGACGGTGAGCTTCAATACCACCAAGAATTTTTCGAAGGTGGGTATTCAGATTGGCGGGCTAGCCAGCGCGGTGAGCAACACCAGCGTGTACTATGCGTTCTCCGACAGCTCTAACGGCTCATTGGCGATTGTCACGCCGACCGGGCCGCTCCCTGTATCGCTCATCAGCTTTGCCGCGCGCCGCGCGGCTACCTCAGGCGCGGCTATCCTCAGCTGGACTACCGCCAGCGAAGCAAACAGTGCCAGCTTTGTGGTAGAGCGCACCGCCAATCCGGCCACCGGCTTTGTCGCCATCGGGCAGGTGGCTGCCGCCGGCAGTAGCGCCACAGTGCGCAACTACTCGCTGACTGACAACGAGGCAGCATCCCAGACCGGTATACTTTACTACCGCCTGCGGCAACTCGATGCCGATGGCCAGGCGCACCTGTCAGCCGTGGTAGTGCTGGCTGCAAACTCGGCCAAAGCAGGTTTCGCACTCTATCCTAACCCTGCGCCGGCTACCGCGCAGCGCGTGACCCTAGCCACAAGCACCGACCTCAGCGCCGGCTATACGGTGGAGCTTTATTCCCTCATGGGGCAGCTGCTGCATAGCCGTGTAGTAGGCAGCGAAGGCGCCACCGCGCCGCCCACTGTGGCCACGGCCGGGCTGGCCGCCGGCATCTACCACGTAGTGCTGCGCAATGCTGCCGGCCAACAACTAGCGTCGCAGCGCCTGCAAATAGCCGACTGA
- a CDS encoding T9SS type A sorting domain-containing protein, with protein sequence MKQPLLFGLLWLASLGLYVSSSGPAHATTIRGAHQTVVRPALDDKTLVVYPNPSTGIVHLTISGLEGRKVEVSIINVIGTVMYHETLTELNERYTKTLDLSRFANGLYYVKLEADNSSQLCKLVIR encoded by the coding sequence ATGAAACAACCCTTACTTTTTGGATTACTCTGGTTGGCTAGCCTCGGCCTTTACGTGAGCAGCTCGGGGCCAGCCCACGCCACTACCATTCGGGGGGCGCACCAAACGGTGGTGCGGCCGGCACTCGATGACAAAACCCTGGTAGTATATCCCAATCCCAGCACTGGTATTGTGCACCTCACCATTAGCGGCCTTGAGGGCCGCAAGGTAGAAGTGAGCATCATCAACGTTATCGGCACGGTTATGTACCACGAAACGCTCACCGAGCTCAACGAGCGCTACACCAAAACGCTGGACCTTAGCCGGTTTGCCAACGGCCTGTACTACGTAAAGCTGGAAGCCGATAATTCGAGCCAGCTCTGCAAGCTCGTTATTCGTTGA
- a CDS encoding sigma-54 dependent transcriptional regulator, giving the protein MKNSVYYHVWLIGPDSAYITRLCHRLSLNPDYLVRRFTTIALALAQRSSATALPDALILDSDGPEGLPRRLVRKLRERLPAAHFFVLTSEPDTETETDLLAQGISQYLVKDLQSPERLWQALAAAQQPVSVAPTKPEAPTDMLLGQHARMQQVRELIAKAARTTITVSVSGETGTGKELVAQAIHAQSGRAGQPFVALNMAAIPRELLESELFGHEKGAFTGATARRIGRFEEANGGTLFLDEIADLELMLQAKLLRVLQERAVTRVGGAQPVPFDVRLVVATHRDLAAEVEAGRFREDLYYRLLGLPIELPPLRQRGHDILLLAEAFVHTFSQLNKLPVRAFSEEARRRLLSHAFPGNVRELKAVVELAAVLADGPQIEASDIPFRTAPGPRATEAVAAPSSTTLVFPSLREQTLAIMQTSLTALNGDVVAAANRLRVGRSTLYRLIQSGHLRLL; this is encoded by the coding sequence ATGAAAAATTCTGTCTACTATCATGTCTGGCTTATTGGGCCTGATAGCGCCTATATTACCAGGCTTTGCCATCGCCTTAGCCTTAACCCCGACTACCTGGTACGGCGCTTTACCACGATAGCGCTGGCCCTGGCCCAGCGCTCGTCGGCGACGGCCCTGCCCGATGCCCTTATCCTGGATAGCGATGGCCCGGAGGGCCTGCCCCGACGCTTGGTGCGCAAGTTGCGCGAGCGCCTGCCAGCTGCTCATTTCTTTGTGCTGACCAGCGAACCCGATACTGAAACGGAAACTGACTTACTTGCCCAGGGCATCAGCCAGTACTTGGTAAAGGACCTGCAAAGCCCCGAGCGGCTATGGCAGGCACTGGCAGCGGCCCAGCAGCCCGTAAGTGTGGCTCCCACCAAACCCGAGGCACCGACCGATATGCTGCTCGGCCAGCACGCCAGAATGCAGCAAGTGCGCGAGCTGATTGCGAAGGCCGCCCGCACCACCATTACCGTATCGGTGAGTGGCGAAACGGGCACGGGCAAGGAATTGGTAGCGCAAGCCATTCACGCGCAGTCGGGGCGGGCAGGGCAGCCGTTTGTGGCGCTCAATATGGCCGCCATTCCGCGCGAGCTGTTGGAGAGCGAGCTATTTGGGCACGAGAAGGGGGCTTTTACGGGTGCTACGGCGCGGCGTATCGGCCGCTTTGAGGAAGCCAACGGCGGCACCCTGTTTCTGGATGAGATTGCCGACCTGGAGCTGATGCTGCAAGCCAAGCTGCTGCGGGTGCTGCAAGAGCGCGCCGTGACGCGCGTGGGTGGTGCGCAGCCCGTGCCTTTCGATGTGCGGCTGGTGGTAGCTACTCATCGCGACCTTGCCGCCGAGGTCGAGGCCGGCCGCTTTCGCGAAGACCTGTACTACCGCTTGCTGGGGCTACCCATCGAGCTGCCGCCGCTGCGCCAGCGGGGCCACGATATTCTGCTGCTGGCCGAAGCCTTTGTGCACACGTTTAGCCAGCTCAACAAGCTGCCCGTGCGGGCGTTTAGCGAAGAGGCGCGCAGGCGGCTGCTGAGCCACGCCTTTCCGGGCAACGTGCGCGAGCTGAAGGCGGTAGTAGAGCTGGCTGCTGTGCTGGCCGATGGCCCACAGATTGAAGCTAGCGACATTCCGTTTCGCACGGCGCCAGGCCCACGCGCCACGGAGGCCGTGGCCGCCCCTAGCAGTACTACGCTGGTTTTCCCGTCGCTACGCGAGCAAACGCTGGCCATTATGCAAACTAGCCTCACGGCGCTGAACGGCGACGTAGTAGCCGCCGCCAATCGCCTGCGCGTGGGCCGCTCCACCCTTTACCGCCTCATCCAGAGCGGGCACTTACGCCTCCTCTAG
- a CDS encoding methyltransferase domain-containing protein produces MKLTTRATAAELMDDLTLATDELRQNLDELETINTWLGGYRPVLAALARLRPRFPQGRPLRLADLGSGGGDTLRHVARWARRHGVPAELVGIDANEFMLAYAAAKSQAYPEITYRQADIFSPEFAAQQYEVLTASLFCHHFTDAELVALLRSWHQQARLAVIINDLHRHPLAYYSIKYLTRLLGGSRLVQHDAPLSVARAFSRQDWVRLLAEAGITQYALRWCWAFRWQVVIYT; encoded by the coding sequence ATGAAGTTGACGACCCGCGCCACCGCCGCCGAGCTCATGGACGACCTCACCCTGGCTACTGACGAGCTGCGGCAAAATCTCGATGAGCTCGAAACGATAAATACCTGGCTAGGGGGCTACCGCCCGGTGCTGGCCGCGCTGGCCCGGCTACGGCCGCGCTTCCCCCAGGGCCGCCCCCTGCGCCTGGCCGACCTGGGCAGCGGTGGCGGCGACACCCTGCGGCACGTGGCCCGCTGGGCGCGGCGGCACGGCGTGCCCGCCGAGCTGGTAGGCATCGATGCCAACGAATTTATGCTGGCCTACGCCGCCGCCAAAAGCCAGGCCTATCCCGAAATCACGTATCGGCAGGCCGATATTTTTTCGCCCGAGTTTGCTGCCCAGCAATACGAGGTGCTCACGGCAAGCCTGTTCTGCCACCATTTCACCGATGCCGAGCTGGTGGCCCTACTGCGCAGCTGGCACCAGCAGGCCAGGCTAGCCGTAATTATCAACGACCTGCACCGCCACCCGCTAGCTTACTACAGCATTAAATATTTGACCAGGCTGCTTGGTGGCTCGCGCCTGGTGCAGCACGATGCGCCGCTCTCGGTAGCGCGCGCCTTCTCGCGGCAAGACTGGGTGCGGCTACTGGCCGAGGCGGGCATTACGCAGTACGCGCTGCGCTGGTGCTGGGCCTTTCGGTGGCAGGTAGTCATCTATACTTAA